From the Exiguobacterium marinum DSM 16307 genome, the window CATTCGTCAGACGAACGCCTTGAACGAATATATTTACCGACGAAACGTTTAATCCTAAAGTTTCTCCGAGCGTGTACTTCACTCGGCTTTGCACGTTGTATGCGACTTCAGATACTTTCGTTCCGTAGCTTACAATGATGTGCATGTCGATATGTACGTCTTCATCTTCTTGACGTACGACGACACCACGTGCATAATTTTCACGTTTTAACAATTCAGCAATGCCGTCTTTCAATTGTGCTTGTGAAGCCATGCCGACCACACCGAAGCATTCCATCGCTGCACCACCTGCGAGTGTTGCGATGACGTCACTTGTGATGTCAATATTGCCATATGTTGTCTTCATTTCAATTGCCATATGGAGTAGCCTCCTTTATTCGGAATGATTCCTAATGTACATTCTACAATAAGTACCTAGTTATTAAAAGAACCTGCTCCAGAAACTCGGTCAATTAGCGCGATAACCTCATTCATTATTCAAATCCTTGCGAGTAATGTCAAGTTTTTTTCTTGTCATGGTATGATTTTCTAGTTGCATCGGGAAAAAAGCCGTGCTAATATAAACGAGTGTCTATTAGGACGAACCCACATAAAAAAGGAGGGGAAACGCATGGCACGTAAATGCTACGTAACAGGTAAATCACCTAAATCAGGTAACAACCGTTCGCACGCACTCAACAAGACAAAACGTACTTGGGGTGTGAACGTACAAAAAGTTCGTATTCTCGTTGACGGTAAACCGAAACGCGTTTGGGTTTCAGCTCGCGCACTTAAATCTGGTCTCGTTGAACGCGTATAATACTTATACACGAACGAATAAATCCCAGCGGCATTCGCCGATGGGATTTTTTTTGCTTATTTTTTGACGACCATGACGAGAACGATCCCCCGATGAACCGTCAATCGGGCAAATGCTTCAGTCCATTCATTGGAAATCGTCAGCGCTTTTTCACTATTGATGTCATGATGTTCGAGCGGGTACTTGACACCATCAATAGAAATAGTCGCTGTCTTCCAAGGTATGAA encodes:
- a CDS encoding Asp23/Gls24 family envelope stress response protein is translated as MAIEMKTTYGNIDITSDVIATLAGGAAMECFGVVGMASQAQLKDGIAELLKRENYARGVVVRQEDEDVHIDMHIIVSYGTKVSEVAYNVQSRVKYTLGETLGLNVSSVNIFVQGVRLTND
- the rpmB gene encoding 50S ribosomal protein L28, whose product is MARKCYVTGKSPKSGNNRSHALNKTKRTWGVNVQKVRILVDGKPKRVWVSARALKSGLVERV